A genome region from Ferviditalea candida includes the following:
- a CDS encoding molecular chaperone DnaJ has protein sequence MDAFIREMTDSLDKLVPEWREQVKKRQLKLDDAVKIGAELNAEQQIGLYEFLAENHMKPEWWNKVLLAFKYDLPRWAVRQILSIYRLAHKVRSEIIMYNDLMDVFEQLFIEEFEAAFLEGRLPEDEFKLEDILNDFEKRLKALQSQAPNKSEHYNKTYGDSSTSSRDLPGGLQGSSNFRQIIGADETASSEEMRKKARHLLKVLHPDHGGSAYLFNFVKQAYEQEENKGQTKPR, from the coding sequence TTGGACGCTTTTATTCGCGAAATGACGGACTCGCTGGATAAGCTCGTTCCCGAATGGCGGGAGCAAGTCAAAAAACGGCAGCTCAAGCTGGATGATGCCGTAAAAATCGGGGCGGAGCTTAACGCCGAGCAGCAAATCGGTTTATATGAGTTCCTGGCTGAAAATCACATGAAGCCCGAATGGTGGAACAAGGTGCTGCTGGCTTTCAAATACGACCTGCCGCGTTGGGCCGTTCGACAGATCCTGTCCATTTACCGGCTGGCGCACAAAGTCAGAAGCGAAATCATCATGTATAACGATCTGATGGATGTATTCGAGCAGCTGTTTATCGAGGAATTCGAGGCTGCGTTCTTGGAGGGCCGGCTTCCGGAGGACGAATTCAAGCTGGAGGATATCTTGAACGACTTTGAGAAAAGGCTGAAGGCTCTTCAGTCTCAGGCGCCGAACAAATCGGAGCATTACAATAAAACATACGGGGACAGTTCAACCTCGTCGCGCGACCTTCCCGGCGGCCTTCAGGGAAGCTCAAATTTCAGGCAAATCATCGGGGCGGATGAAACGGCCTCAAGCGAGGAAATGCGAAAAAAAGCCCGCCACCTGCTCAAAGTGCTCCATCCGGATCACGGAGGAAGCGCCTATTTGTTCAATTTCGTCAAACAGGCTTACGAACAGGAGGAGAATAAGGGACAGACAAAACCCCGATAA
- a CDS encoding SDR family NAD(P)-dependent oxidoreductase, with protein sequence MRPKKLANKVAVVTGGSRGIGKGIALAFADEGADVVITYLSNETKARETVLELESKGARALAVKGNVGDEADAVKLRDEIQKTFGKINILVNNAGTIGKEMPLKDMPTEEWDKLMNVDLRGVFLVSKYLIPLFDSRSVGKIINISSELSLKGRANFTHYVTAKGGINSLTRALALELAPDILVNAIAPGPVETDMILADMDPEWIEKETEIPLGRLGKIDEIAPVAVLLASDDGNFFCGQFISPNGGAVFN encoded by the coding sequence ATGAGACCAAAAAAATTAGCAAATAAAGTGGCTGTTGTGACCGGGGGCAGCCGGGGCATCGGAAAAGGCATAGCTTTGGCTTTTGCGGATGAAGGCGCCGACGTCGTGATCACATATTTGTCGAACGAGACCAAGGCTAGGGAAACTGTATTGGAGCTGGAATCAAAGGGTGCAAGGGCATTGGCCGTAAAAGGGAACGTTGGCGATGAAGCGGATGCCGTCAAGCTGCGGGATGAAATCCAAAAGACATTTGGAAAAATCAATATTCTGGTCAATAATGCAGGGACCATAGGCAAAGAAATGCCGCTGAAGGATATGCCGACAGAGGAATGGGACAAGCTGATGAATGTGGACCTGAGAGGCGTATTCCTTGTCTCCAAATATCTTATTCCGTTATTTGACAGTCGGTCCGTCGGAAAGATTATCAATATATCTTCCGAATTATCGCTTAAAGGCAGAGCCAATTTTACGCACTATGTCACTGCCAAAGGCGGGATCAACAGTCTGACGCGCGCCTTGGCATTAGAGCTGGCGCCGGATATCCTGGTCAATGCGATTGCCCCGGGTCCCGTTGAAACGGACATGATTTTAGCGGATATGGATCCTGAATGGATTGAAAAGGAAACCGAGATTCCATTGGGACGATTAGGCAAAATTGATGAAATTGCGCCAGTGGCTGTCTTGCTCGCATCCGATGACGGCAACTTCTTCTGCGGTCAATTTATCAGTCCGAACGGCGGCGCTGTGTTTAATTAA
- a CDS encoding NAD-dependent epimerase/dehydratase family protein translates to MNVLVTGGMGFLGQSLVEMLAERGGHVVSYDLRTKESEHPNAVYIKGDIGDLPTLIETLRDHHIEKIIHTAAISHPVLSRDIPYRTMMTNAVGTINVFEAARLLGIKRVVNLSSECAYGNNSELGLVREDASLNPTTPYGATKVFTEKMAYVYSTLYGMEVPSLRPGWLYGPGQFEQCYMKTLLRNAIDGVPTKEEAGIDYRFQYVHVTDVARACILAMDTPKLNELVFNITGGTQISYGELVSRVKALYPDADIEIGAGTIDILDANAPFDISRAKEVIGYEPRVQLEEGMRTYAEWLKNHEF, encoded by the coding sequence ATGAATGTATTGGTTACCGGAGGAATGGGTTTCCTCGGACAGTCATTAGTCGAAATGCTTGCAGAAAGAGGCGGCCATGTTGTCAGCTACGATTTGCGTACAAAGGAAAGCGAACATCCCAATGCGGTATACATTAAAGGGGATATAGGGGATTTGCCGACCCTGATCGAAACCTTGCGGGATCATCATATTGAGAAAATCATTCATACCGCTGCGATTTCCCATCCGGTTCTATCGAGAGATATCCCTTACCGGACAATGATGACAAATGCGGTCGGGACAATCAATGTTTTCGAGGCAGCGAGACTACTGGGCATCAAGCGCGTGGTCAATTTAAGCTCTGAATGTGCTTACGGGAATAACTCGGAACTGGGACTTGTCCGCGAGGACGCTTCATTAAATCCGACTACTCCGTACGGTGCCACTAAAGTGTTTACGGAAAAGATGGCTTACGTCTATTCCACTCTGTACGGCATGGAAGTCCCTTCGCTTCGACCGGGATGGCTCTACGGACCTGGCCAATTCGAGCAATGCTACATGAAAACATTACTGCGCAACGCCATTGACGGAGTGCCGACGAAAGAAGAAGCCGGCATTGATTACCGATTCCAATATGTTCATGTCACGGATGTAGCTAGGGCATGCATCCTTGCGATGGATACGCCGAAGTTGAATGAGCTGGTGTTCAATATTACGGGCGGCACACAAATCAGCTATGGCGAGCTGGTTTCCCGCGTAAAAGCATTGTATCCGGATGCGGATATTGAAATAGGCGCCGGTACAATAGATATTCTCGATGCCAATGCGCCTTTTGACATTTCAAGAGCAAAAGAAGTGATCGGGTACGAACCGCGCGTTCAATTGGAAGAAGGTATGCGCACCTACGCGGAATGGCTGAAAAACCATGAATTTTAA
- a CDS encoding APC family permease has translation MGFSEFLGYDKKGEITELPTTLNKGRLGTKDVTMSALGFNAPAWVAASSMGILYSIVGHAAPLAIMIAYFFPMLVIAFTMIYLTRHAPSAAGAFTFTEKYIHPSVATVLGWSYVINCLAVAAMTAVIGAEYIQALIPGVSGVFSAKIIGTLMLLIFLAISLRGITITAKVAATFLIFEVGIVAGLGLLGILSPHVKDVSFSSLYSVTAAGGWAAVGPGVLFGLWMLANFDSTINFIEEAKRPVRTVQRSLLLVLSIAFIVYSLAAIGWQYAVPVDKLAAIVENGEGGPIAAVANEYLPSFLSWIAIFVVITSSAAGLQISMTSGARTAYRMSVEGHMPRAISITNKHKVPWLASLLIILVAAVLVWVKPLSELLWYYDVITIALVFNYIAIPLAFIFAMFKRYSFGKALAISILPMFAILVVGYIGYTAGANAWIVGTVIVISGIALIFYGKKGSGSNIQKKTGAA, from the coding sequence ATGGGATTTTCTGAATTTTTGGGCTATGACAAAAAAGGTGAAATTACTGAATTGCCGACAACCTTGAACAAGGGAAGGCTGGGCACGAAAGATGTGACGATGTCTGCTTTGGGATTCAATGCCCCCGCCTGGGTCGCTGCTTCCTCGATGGGAATTTTATATTCAATTGTCGGACATGCCGCCCCCCTGGCTATAATGATTGCCTATTTTTTCCCGATGCTGGTAATCGCCTTTACGATGATCTATCTTACTCGTCATGCGCCATCGGCTGCGGGTGCGTTTACTTTTACCGAAAAGTACATCCACCCGTCTGTCGCTACTGTATTGGGATGGTCTTATGTCATTAACTGCTTGGCCGTTGCCGCTATGACGGCGGTGATCGGCGCCGAATACATCCAAGCGCTGATTCCGGGTGTAAGCGGTGTCTTTTCGGCAAAAATTATCGGCACCTTGATGCTCCTGATCTTTCTGGCAATATCATTAAGAGGGATCACCATTACCGCTAAGGTTGCGGCAACCTTTCTTATCTTTGAAGTGGGTATTGTGGCAGGATTGGGGCTTTTGGGAATCTTGAGCCCGCATGTCAAAGACGTTTCGTTTTCTTCGCTGTATTCCGTAACGGCGGCAGGCGGCTGGGCGGCTGTCGGACCGGGCGTATTGTTCGGCTTGTGGATGCTTGCCAACTTTGATTCGACAATCAATTTCATCGAAGAAGCCAAAAGACCGGTTCGTACTGTTCAACGATCTTTATTGCTGGTGCTGTCCATCGCTTTTATCGTGTACAGTCTTGCCGCGATCGGCTGGCAATATGCCGTGCCGGTGGACAAGCTGGCTGCCATTGTGGAGAACGGCGAGGGAGGACCGATTGCCGCCGTTGCCAATGAATATCTGCCTTCTTTCCTAAGCTGGATTGCCATTTTTGTAGTCATTACCTCTTCCGCTGCAGGCTTGCAGATCTCCATGACCTCCGGTGCAAGGACGGCGTATCGAATGAGCGTGGAAGGCCACATGCCTCGCGCGATCAGTATAACAAACAAGCATAAGGTGCCGTGGCTGGCGAGTTTGCTCATCATCCTGGTAGCCGCAGTGCTTGTTTGGGTCAAGCCGCTGTCCGAGCTTCTATGGTATTATGACGTAATTACCATTGCCCTTGTATTTAACTATATTGCGATTCCTTTAGCCTTTATTTTCGCAATGTTCAAACGCTACAGTTTTGGTAAAGCGCTTGCCATCTCGATTCTCCCGATGTTTGCGATTCTGGTCGTTGGTTATATCGGATATACCGCGGGCGCTAATGCATGGATTGTCGGAACAGTGATTGTGATATCTGGCATTGCGCTGATCTTCTATGGAAAAAAGGGCAGCGGCAGCAATATACAGAAGAAAACGGGAGCCGCCTGA
- a CDS encoding polysaccharide deacetylase family protein, with protein sequence MSRIKWPNDKKMAVVLSFDVDAETAFSFDKKNNSRISLLSMGTYGRRVGLNRILNTLKDYDLPANFFVPGVTAEIDPSVIERIAEAGHPIGHHGYFHERLDTLAPEQEEEILVKGMQVFKKYAGYFPEGYRAPLWEMNPTTPTLLKKYDFKFDSSLMGDDIPYTIDAGDGEKLFEIPVTWLLDDWEQFAYAAEPQMGFAIEEPDKVFRLWTSEFDSLYEEGGCFTLTMHPQLTGRSSRINLLRRLIEYMMAKPHVWFTTMNEIEKAWRNRLLQVEHMERIDLADYFESK encoded by the coding sequence AAAATGGCGGTCGTTTTGTCATTTGATGTGGATGCCGAAACAGCCTTTTCATTTGACAAGAAGAATAATTCCAGAATCTCTCTGCTTTCAATGGGCACATACGGCCGCAGGGTCGGCCTCAACCGTATTTTAAATACATTGAAAGATTATGATTTGCCGGCAAATTTTTTTGTCCCGGGGGTAACGGCCGAAATCGATCCGAGCGTAATCGAGCGGATCGCCGAAGCCGGGCATCCTATCGGACATCATGGCTATTTTCATGAAAGACTTGACACGCTTGCGCCTGAGCAGGAAGAAGAAATATTGGTCAAAGGAATGCAGGTCTTTAAAAAATATGCCGGTTATTTTCCCGAAGGCTACCGGGCGCCGTTGTGGGAGATGAATCCGACCACGCCGACGCTGCTGAAGAAATACGATTTCAAATTTGACTCCAGCTTGATGGGGGATGATATTCCCTACACCATTGATGCGGGAGATGGGGAAAAATTATTCGAAATACCCGTTACGTGGCTGCTTGACGATTGGGAGCAATTTGCCTACGCCGCCGAGCCGCAGATGGGATTTGCCATCGAAGAGCCTGACAAAGTTTTCCGCTTGTGGACCTCTGAATTTGATAGCTTGTATGAAGAAGGCGGATGCTTTACCTTGACGATGCACCCGCAATTAACTGGCAGAAGTTCAAGAATAAATCTGTTAAGAAGATTGATAGAATACATGATGGCCAAGCCGCATGTTTGGTTCACCACAATGAATGAGATTGAAAAGGCTTGGCGTAATCGGCTGCTTCAGGTTGAACATATGGAGCGGATTGATCTGGCCGATTATTTTGAATCCAAATAG